The Triticum aestivum cultivar Chinese Spring chromosome 7B, IWGSC CS RefSeq v2.1, whole genome shotgun sequence genome window below encodes:
- the LOC123157065 gene encoding protein APEM9 has product MGTSAVEGTDLWKQIDDAECYLVSGSFDQAVLTALSVSDQIRAANTERVCDDDELLEMLELVGIVLVQALKELRRTTEMFVQLKAMYGSVASIPVKVFLTGATMLMAEGSGPDLRPIFEDFLAKWRYTDDQVYVLNGEQERSSNGLIVTSTMATEEYLEVVELYTVTFLSIASDEPENAISWVEKAELIEQDRQELLEKLHALQAAANEKSSTARGSKQSTERNLSAFDKGPTPATHEDAPASTTRAPNVKTNGLPKSIEPSLQRVANNFDPMFWWFHSVRVKFGRMHIVLPSGKLMLLFSLLFSTVYVLRRKGAGLKRVVFQHASSLRRAFLDALQLAFSVQMNPLAAVQQTPQAPRGSW; this is encoded by the exons ATGGGGACCTCAGCGGTCGAGGGAACGGATCTCTGGAAGCAAATAGACGATGCCGAGTG CTATCTGGTCAGCGGATCGTTCGACCAAGCGGTTTTGACTGCATTGTCCGTGTCTGATCAAATTCGAGCGGCCAATACGGAAAGAGTATGCGATGATGATGAGCTTTTGGAGATGCTCGAATTAGTTGGGATTGTACTCGTTCAAGCACTTAAGGAGCTCAGAAG GACAACTGAGATGTTTGTTCAGCTTAAAGCTATGTATGGTTCAGTGGCATCAATACCGGTGAAGGTTTTCCTGACAGG GGCTACCATGCTAATGGCAGAAGGTTCTGGGCCCGACCTTCGACCAATCTTCGAGGACTTCCTTGCTAAATGGAGATACACAGATGATCAAGTTTATGTTTTGAACGGAGAACAGGAAAGATCTTCAAATGGTCTTATTGTTACATCAACTATGGCAACTGAAGAGTATTTGGAGGTGGTAGAATTGTATACAGTTACATTCCTTAGCATTGCCTCTGATGAGCCTGAAAATGCCATCTCATGGGTAGAGAAGGCAGAACTAATTGAGCAAGATCGACAG GAGCTACTTGAAAAACTTCATGCATTACAAGCAGCTGCAAATGAAAAGTCATCCACTGCTAGAGGATCAAAACAATCAACAGAGAGGAACCTTTCTGCTTTTGACAAAGGCCCAACACCAGCAACACACGAGGATGCCCCAGCAAGCACCACGCGTGCACCCAATGTGAAAACAAATGGCTTACCAAAGTCCATTGAGCCTTCCCTTCAGCGCGTCGCAAATAACTTTGATCCCATGTTTTGGTGGTTCCATTCGGTGCGCGTAAAGTTTGGCAGAATGCACATTGTTCTACCAAGTGGTAAGCTAATGCTTCTGTTCTCGCTGTTGTTCTCGACAGTCTACGTCCTCCGGAGGAAAGGCGCCGGCTTAAAGAG GGTTGTGTTCCAACACGCTTCGTCCCTGCGACGGGCGTTCCTCGACGCCCTCCAACTCGCCTTCTCCGTCCAGATGAACCCACTAGCGGCCGTTCAACAGACGCCGCAAGCCCCTCGAGGAAGCTGGTGA
- the LOC123159232 gene encoding myosin tail region-interacting protein MTI1 produces the protein MPFFRPPPPVPCFHPLPPALSFPSAAEAPCFHPPPLAPVLPPAVGGPLASPRRHAPACHIRRQAAPTAERVQRWLRRPHPSLPSRGLWFPPGCRQKRRSCTHGRRAPRPDAVRLPPQRPLQPTPVVRTAKLPSPLDLTFLLLYCCCLFFGRDQSLSPADGNLNDEENLVCLLLCRQLMATPIYNSAWLAKAVKVYMKRENAGSWNSGLENEQILETYYAQLQKVLKLHEDTFWN, from the exons ATGCCCTTCTTCCGCCCACCGCCGCCGGTCCCCTGCTTCCACCCACTGCCGCCTGCCCTCTCGTTTCCATCTGCCGCCGAGGCACCCTGCTTCCACCCGCCGCCACTAGCCCCCGTGCTTCCACCCGCCGTCGGCGGCCCCCTTGCTTCCCCCCGCCGCCACGCCCCCGCCTGCCACATCCGGCGACAGGCCGCGCCCACCGCCGAACGTGTTCAGCGATGGCTCCGACGCCCCCACCCTAGCTTGCCCAGTCGTGGACTATGGTTCCCTCCTGGCTGCCGGCAGAAACGCCGCTCTTGTACCCACGGACGTCGTGCTCCCCGACCTGACGCGGTGCGGCTGCCTCCCCAGCGACCCCTCCAGCCGACGCCAGTGGTCAGAACCGCAAAACTCCCATCCCCTCTCGATCTCACATTCTTGTTGTTGTACTGCTGCTGCCTCTTCTTTGGAAGAGATCAGTCATTGTCCCCTGCAGATGGCAACCTGAACGATGAAGAGAATTTGGTTTGCCTCCTGCTGTGTCGGCAGCTCATGGCCACACCCATCTACAATTCAGCATGGCTTGCCAAGGCAGTCAAG gtttatatgaagagggagaatgccggcagctggaattctgggctggaaaatgagcaaatattagagacctattatgcacaactccaaaaagtcctgaaacttcatgaagacactttttggaattaa